From Pseudobythopirellula maris:
GCGGGTAGGCGTCGACGCCCACCGGGTCGGCCGGAACGGGCAACCACAGGGCCAAGATGCCGTTGGCGTACTTGCCGCGCTCCGCCTTGCCGCGGGCGTCGAGCAAACCGCCGACGCGTCCGGCGGCCGTGCGTCCGTAACCAAGAGCCAAGCCGATCGAGCCGGCCGCTTGGCCCGGCAAGATGTAAACCGGGGCGTTGACAGCCGTCTCACCGACGGTGAGTCGCACGAGCTCGCCCTGCTTCAGACCGAGGTCGTTGGCCGTGGCGGGCGACACGATCGCGGCGTTGTCCCAGGTGAGCTTCGTGAGGAAGTCGGGCGCCTCCTGCATCCAGCCGTTGTTAGCCAGGCGGCCGTCGTACGTCGAGCTGCTGGGGGTAAACACCAGTTCCAAGGCGCCTTCGGCCGGCGCCTCGGGGGCGGGGAAGTCCGACCCGGTGAGCGACAGGTTCACGAGCTCCGGCTGGAAGTCGCCGGCCAAGCCGTCGTGCAGCAGCTTCGCCCAGACGTCGTCGTCCATTCCGGAAACGGCTTCGGCGATCGTGTCCTTGACGAGCCGCTCGGTGTTGGGCGCCGTGTCGCCGGCGAGCTTGGCCAGCAGGCCGAGCTTCGACAGGCCGCCCAACAGCGGTTCGATCATCGGCTGCGTCACGCCTACGGCGCCGTCCCAACCGATCACATCGCCCCACTGCTCCAGCGGGTGGGTCTCGGGCAACGCCCATTCGCACAGCCGCGCGGTCTCGTCCTCGTACAGGCCGAGCCGCACCGAGTGGGCCGCCTTGCCGATAGCCTCGGCAAAAGCGACATCGCCCGGGGCGTCGTAGGCCGGGTTGCCATCAAGGATGAACAAAGTGTCGACGTCGCCAGCGTTGAGCGAACGGGTCAGATCGGCGAGCGAGCCAATCTCGGCCTCGGGGGCCGGCTCAGAGGTGTAGAGCACCGTGGCACCGACGGCGTCGACAATGGAATTGATCTCGTGGGCGATGGCGTGAACCTCGGCCGGCTGGCCGGGACCGACGGCCACCAACGCGGCGCCGGCGTTCTTCGCCAGGTCGCCAGCGAGCACGTCGACAAACTGCTCGACGGTCGGCTGGCCCTCGATCTTCTCGTCGGTCACGAGGCTGGGGTCGGCCTGCAACTGCTTCACGCGGTCGCGGAGCATCGCGAGCACGCCGCCGATCGCCGAACTCTTGACCGGCAAGCGGTGGTCGGCCGTGGCGCCGGTCGTCGAGAACTGGCTCTCGACCGAGTAGAGGCGGTTCATCACGCCGTCCGGGTCGCGGCCCTCGGCGTAGTCGCGGGCCGCGCGGAGCGAGTCGGGCGCCAGGCCCAACAGGTCGCAATCGAACGTGGCGATCACCTTGGCGTCGGCCAAGCGGTAGTGCGTGCGGAGCCGCTCGCCGAGCGCAAGCTCGGCGCCCGCCAGCTCGTTCTCACGCGAGAGCGGTGTGTGCTCGTAGAAACGAGCCGAGGGGTACTGCCGCGCAAGCCGGTCGACCGCCGCGAAGAGCGATCGCGACTCGAGCGGCGGGAACAGCACCGCCAGGCCGGCGCCGCCTGCAAACGCCTCGCGGCGTCCGGCGAGGAAGGCCTCGAAGTCAGACCATTCTTTGGAGAAGCCCTTGCCGCCCTCACGCTTGTAAACGCCGGACAAACGGTCGGGGTCGTAAAGCGAAAGCGTGCAGGCCTGGCTGTAAGCGTCGGCGGCGCCGCGGCTCGCCGGGTGCTCGGGGTTGCCCTCGATCTTGATCGGCCGGCCGTCGACCTTCGTCACGAGCAGGTGCTTCGGCTCGCCCGCCCACGAGATATTGGTCGCGTAGTGCTCGCTGGCGCCCGGCACGTAGCCCTCGGGGCGCTCGGCGAACGGCACGATCTTTTCCGTCTCCCAGCGGCAACCGGCGGCGCCGGCGAGCGCGAACGAGGCGCCCATCAGCTGCATCCAGCGGCGGCGCGAAACGCCCGCCGGGAACTCCGAAGCCGCGACCGGGAACTCACGCGCCAGGAACTCCTGGAACTGCGGAGTGTTGTCCAGCTCGTCGAGGCTCCGCCAGTAGCGGCTGGGTCCGCCCGAGCTGGGCTGCGTGCGTTTCGGCGGGGCGTCGGTGATGGGGAGGTTTTTCATCGGCCGTTGAGGCGGGTCGTAGGACTCAAGTGAACGCTGGGGCGGCGAGGCGACGCGACGGTCGCCCGCGGCGGTTGTCTTTAGCGGTGACAGGTCGAGCAGTTCGTGCTCGGGTCGATGCCGTGCTCGTCGATCAGCCGCTGGCCGATGACCGCGGGGTCTTCATCCGGCACCCAGTCGAGCTTGGTGATGAACTCTTGCGGGCGGATGTGCGGCGCCGGGTTGCGATGGCAATCGAGGCACCAGCTCATCGAGAGCGGCTCGTGCTGGTAAACGGTCTCCATCCGATCGATCCGGCCGTGGCACGAGACGCAGCTCACGCCGCTGTTCACGTGCACCGAGTGATTGAAGTACACGTAATCGGCCAGGTCGTGGATCTTCTCCCACTCGATCGGCTCGCCGGTCGCTTGGCTGTGGTAGACCGGCTGCAGCTTCACGCTGTTGACGTGAACGGCCGTCTTGATCGGCGTGCCGTCGGGGTTCTTCAGGCCGTTGTGGCAGTTGTTGCAGGTGCTGGTCGAGGGAATCGCGGCGTAGGCCGCCTTGTCGACCGTGCTGTGGCAATAGCGACAGTCGATCTTCATCTCGCCGGCGTGCAGCTTGTGGCTGAACGGCACGGGCTGCTCCGGCTGATAACCGGTGTACATCACCTTGGGCATCGTGCCGTAGAACAGCACAGCGCCGGCGTATGCCCCTCCGCCGGCCAAGCCAGCGAGCAGCATCAAAGTGAATTTGTTAACCCAAGGTGGGAATAGAAATCGGTCCACGTTCAAGCAGCCTGTGGGCGCCGTGAGATCGGTTGGTCAGCGGGAGCTTGATCAGCCCCCATCGGTCAGCACTTTCGAGCCTCTAACTCGCGTCCGGAACCCCCCGGTCGCCAGCAACGCCGCCAGTGTGGGCAACGCTGCGTGCAAACGACACATCGGCCGGCCCGCAAGAATGCAGAATCGTAACCCCCTTTTCGATGGAATACAGCGCGTGAAAAAGGGTCACACCCCATCGGGGGGGTCGATATTAAGTTATTCCATGCGTAGGGTTTACGGCTTGCTTGCCGGCCCAAATAACGCAAACAGCCTGATCGGCGCCAGCAGACCCACCCAGCCTACGGGAGGCCACACGTAGCCCCTTCTAAGACCCCCTCCGCTAGGGGGATTACGTGGTTTACGGCGCCAGCTTTTTCAGCTTGCGCTGGAGGGTCCGCCGGGGGATTCCGAGCTGCTCGGCCGCTCGGGTGATGTTGCCGTCGTTGTCCGCCAACGCTTGCTGGATGTGATTCCACTCCGCCTCGGCGAGGCTGGGAGCATGGATGTCGCTCGCTGGCGGCGCCTCCGGGGCGGCGGCTTCGACGGGCGCCCCGCGCTTCAAAGCGGCGAGCACCTGGTCGGCGTCGGCCGGCTTGGTCACGTAGTTCGCTGCCCCCGCCTGCACGGCCTCGACCGCGTTGGCGATACTGCCATAGCCGGTGAGGATCACGATCTCGGTGTGGGGCGAGAGTCGTTTGATCTCTTTAAGCAGGTCGATGCCGTTCATTCCGGGCATCTTGAGATCGAGCACGGCCATGTCCGGGGCCGATTCGCGGACCAAGGCCAACGCCTCGTCGGCGCCGGCGGCCGCACGCACCTGGAGCCCCCGCGCCGCGAGCGCCCGCGACATCCGCTCACGCAGGAACTCGTCGTCGTCCACGAGCAGCAACGAGTTTTGCGACGGAGAGGATGACATCGCTCAGAGTCCGTTAGAGATAAGACCGTAAGGAACGGGCCGCCAGGGTTCTTGCTGGGTCGAGCCGACAATCTAACCGAAAGCTAGCGCGAGAGAACACCGCGCCGGACCGATCACTCGCCGGCCGCCTTGGGAGCCGCTTGCTCGCCGTCGCGGGGCTTGGCCGCCTCCTGAGGGAGCACAATCGTCGCGGCGGTCCCGCCTTCGGGGGGGGCCTCCAACCGCAACGATCCCCCCAGGCGCTCCACCACGCTTGTGGCCAAGAACAACCCCAGGCCCATACCGCTGCCGGGGGCCTTGGTCGTAAAAAACGGCTCTCCTGCCCGGGCGAGCACATCGGCCGGCATGCCGGGGCCGCTGTCGCGGACGACCAGACGGAGCGTGTCGGCCAGCCGGTCGGCGACGATCCGGACCGGCCCCTCCGAAGCGTCCAAGGCGTTTTGCACCACGCCGCGTAGCGCTTGAGCCAGGCCGGTTTTCGACGCCACGATCGTCACGCCATCGCACTCCTCGAGGCCCTCGACCACCACCCGGTCGCGCTCGGGCAGCTCGGCGAGGATCGCCTCGACCAGCTCGGCGGCGCCGAGTCGCTCGGGGGCGCCGCCGGTCGGCAGGCCCGACCGGGTCGACATGCGGTCGAGGATCGTTCGGCAGCGGTCGAGCTCGCTGCGCACCAAACGCAGGTCCTCGAGCACGTGCGGCGCCGCGCCCGCGGCCTCCAGCTCGCGGTGCGCCTCGGTCGCCACGACGGCGATCGTCGAAAGCGGCGTGGCGAGCTCGTGGGCGGCGCCGGCCGCCAGCGTGCCGAGCGCTTCGAGCTTCTCGCTGCGGGCGCGCTGCGCCTCGGCCTGGCGGCGCAGCCGGTCGGCGTCGCGCAGCTCGTGCGTCAATTGCGTGGTGAAGCTGACGATCACGGTCGAGCAGGCGGCGAACGCCACGAGCATCCCCACCGTGGCGAGCGGGGCGTGATCGAGCAGCCGCAGCGGCAGCAGCCGCTCGGGGTCTTGCAGGATTGGGAGCGACACATGCGTGCAGCTGAGCCAGCCGACCGCCAGGATCGCCAACGCGTTGAGCGCCCACGCCCAAACGGGCGACAGCACGATGCCCGACAGCGCGACATTCACGAAGTAGAAGATCACGAACGGGTTGGTCGGCCCGCCGGTGATCGCCAGCATGGCCGTGAGCACCAGCAGGTCGAGCAGCATCAGGCCCCCCATCACGCCGCGCCAAACAGGGGCGGTGGGCGCGGCGCCGGCGTCGCGTCGGTTCGAGCGGAGCCACATCCAGAACAGGGCGTTGCTCACGAGCGTGACGCCCACGAGCACGTAGAGCGGCAGGACGGGCGCCGGCACGTCGAGCACCAGCACCGCCGCGGCGATCGTGAGCAGCTGCCCCACGGCCGCCACCCAGCGGAGCTTGGCGAACCACTCGGCGTTGATCGCCAGCCGCTCGGCGGCCGTGCCGTGCAAGGCGTCGGGCGGCTTGATGCTGAACGTGTACATGGCGGGGCGATGCAGCGGGGGTTCGTGGTGATCGGGGCAGCGCCGTTATAGCCGACACGCCCCCCGGTTCGCAGAGCACGCTCCGCTTCACCCTTCGACCGACGCCAGCTCGCGGCGCAGCCACGCCCCGTACGCATCGCTCACACGCACGATCTCCGTGGCGATCAGTTCCGGCACGTCGTAAGGGTGCAGCCGCGAAACAACCTCCTGGATCGCCCCCCAGTGGTCGTCGCTCGACTTGGCCGTGCAGAGCCACTCCTCGGTGATCTCGATCGCCCCGTCCCAGTGGTAGCTGCTCGTCGCCGGGCCGGTGATCTGCACACAAGCGGCGAGCCGTTTGTCGACCAGCTCCGCGGCGATCCGTTCGGCGATCGCACGGTCGCCGGTCGTGGTGGTGACTTCGAGCAGCATGAAGAGTCGGCGTGGGCAAAGGTTCTGTGGCTAGTCCTTTCTCAATCTACCAAAGGGGCCGCCAACCAGCGCCCCTCGCACAGCCCGCACAACCCTCGCAACACGCGCCGCCATGGCGCCGCCAGAAACGCGGTCGCCGCACGGGGCCCGCTGCGGGGTGAGCTAGGTTTGCCAAGAGCGCCACCCCCTCGATTCCTTCACCTCAGCAGTCGCCGGATGCCCACTCCCGACGCCCTCAACGCCGCGTCGTTCGCCGCAGCGCCGGTTGCTTTCGTCCCGCCCACGACAGCGGCGTCGGCCGAGCATCCCAACGCGTCCCCGGCGGCGCCGCCCGAGCAAACGCTCAGCGTGCTGCACGTTGTCAACGGCGAGCACTACGCAGGCGCCGAACGCGTGCAAGACCTGCTGGCTCTCGGCCTCCCCCAACAGGGCTGCGGCGTGGCTTTCGCCAGCCTCGTGCGCGGGCGGTTTGGCGACTGCCGCCGGTCGACCGACACGCCGCTCCACGAGCTGACGATGCGCGGCAAGGCCGACCTGCGGGTGGTGCGCCAAGTGGCCCGCCTGGCGAAGCAAGGCGGACACGACTTGCTGCACGCTCACACGCCGCGTTCGGCGATGGTCGCCGCGCTGGCCGCCCGCATGACCGGCTTGCCTTGGGTTTATCACGTCCACAGCCCGACGAGCCGCGACTCGACCCATCGGCTCACCAACTGGGTGAACGACCGCGTGGAGCGCTGGGCGGTGCGCAGCGCCGCGAGGCTGATCACCGTCTCGCCAACGCTCACCGACCACATGGTCGCCAGCGGCGCGCCGCGTGAGAAAATCCGCTGCGTGCTCAACGGCGTGCCGGCCGTCGACGCGCGGCCGCGGCACGACCCGCTCGGCCCGTGGGTCCTGGGGATGGTCGCCCTGTTCCGCCCGCGCAAGGGCGCCGAGGTGCTGCTCGACGCGCTGGCCGACGTGCGCGCGGACGGGCACGACGTCGCGCTGCGGGCGATCGGAGGCTTCGAGACGCCCGACTACGGCGAGCATCTCATCGACCACATGCAGGCGCTCGGCCTCACCGACGCCGTGCGTTGGACCGGCTTCACGACCGACCCGCTGGCCGAGCTCGCGAAGGTCGACGCCCTGGTGCTGCCGAGCCTGTTCGGCGAGGGGCTGCCGATGGTGGTCTTGGAGGCGATGGCGGCCGGGTTGCCCGTGATCGCCACCCGCTGCGAGGGAACCGTCGAGGCGGTCGCCGAAGGCCAGACCGGCCTGCTCGTCGAGCCGGGCGACCGCGAGGGCTTGTCCGCGGCGATCACCGAGCTCGTGACCGACCGGCTCGATTACCCGGCGATGAGCCGCCGGTCGATCACCCGCCACGCCGAACGCTTCAGCGACACGGCGATGGCGCGGAACGTGGCGGAGGTCTACCGCGAGGCGCTCGGGGAGTCGTGTCTAGCAGCGGGCGCTGAATCCTAATCCCCTCCACCACAGCGGAAGGGGCTTCTCCCTGCACCACGTCGCCATTGCCGCACACGCATGTTGCCGGAGCCGCGCACGCAGTAAGCGGAGTGCGCTGCAGACCGAAACGTGCTATTCGCAGCCTGAGTGCGCTGCAAACCTCTCCGCTTACTGCGTGCGCGGCTCAGAACCACTCGCTAGCTGCGCGGGAGTTATCATTCGCGCGGAGGATGCCTGGGTCGCGCTAGCTATTGTGCAACGCAATCGTCCAACCGCGCATCAGCGCGGCGCCGTCTGCGGCTGAGCCGCTTGTGCGGCGGGCTGTTGGTCGACGATCCGCGTCCAGCCGTACGGCGTGCGCGGCGATTGGAACAGCGAGTTCCAGATCTGCGTCACCCGGCTATTGACCGAGGCGTCGGCCAGCTTGAACGTGTAAACCGTGCGGCTGCCGTCGGGCATGTGAACCTGCATCGCCACGGGCAACATCTTCTGGCGGTCGAGCATCAGCTCCACCGCGCGGTAGTTGGCCGCGTCGCGCTGGAAGCGCGGCATCGCGTGCAGCCGGATCTGGTTCTCGGGGCTGCGGGGGTCGATCCTGAGCCAGTAACGCGCCTTGAGCTTGGCCGCCTCGGCGCCAAACAGAAACGGCAGCGGGCCGTCGACGATGCTCTTGCCCTGCA
This genomic window contains:
- a CDS encoding ATP-binding protein, whose protein sequence is MYTFSIKPPDALHGTAAERLAINAEWFAKLRWVAAVGQLLTIAAAVLVLDVPAPVLPLYVLVGVTLVSNALFWMWLRSNRRDAGAAPTAPVWRGVMGGLMLLDLLVLTAMLAITGGPTNPFVIFYFVNVALSGIVLSPVWAWALNALAILAVGWLSCTHVSLPILQDPERLLPLRLLDHAPLATVGMLVAFAACSTVIVSFTTQLTHELRDADRLRRQAEAQRARSEKLEALGTLAAGAAHELATPLSTIAVVATEAHRELEAAGAAPHVLEDLRLVRSELDRCRTILDRMSTRSGLPTGGAPERLGAAELVEAILAELPERDRVVVEGLEECDGVTIVASKTGLAQALRGVVQNALDASEGPVRIVADRLADTLRLVVRDSGPGMPADVLARAGEPFFTTKAPGSGMGLGLFLATSVVERLGGSLRLEAPPEGGTAATIVLPQEAAKPRDGEQAAPKAAGE
- a CDS encoding response regulator transcription factor, whose translation is MSSSPSQNSLLLVDDDEFLRERMSRALAARGLQVRAAAGADEALALVRESAPDMAVLDLKMPGMNGIDLLKEIKRLSPHTEIVILTGYGSIANAVEAVQAGAANYVTKPADADQVLAALKRGAPVEAAAPEAPPASDIHAPSLAEAEWNHIQQALADNDGNITRAAEQLGIPRRTLQRKLKKLAP
- a CDS encoding TAT-variant-translocated molybdopterin oxidoreductase, which gives rise to MKNLPITDAPPKRTQPSSGGPSRYWRSLDELDNTPQFQEFLAREFPVAASEFPAGVSRRRWMQLMGASFALAGAAGCRWETEKIVPFAERPEGYVPGASEHYATNISWAGEPKHLLVTKVDGRPIKIEGNPEHPASRGAADAYSQACTLSLYDPDRLSGVYKREGGKGFSKEWSDFEAFLAGRREAFAGGAGLAVLFPPLESRSLFAAVDRLARQYPSARFYEHTPLSRENELAGAELALGERLRTHYRLADAKVIATFDCDLLGLAPDSLRAARDYAEGRDPDGVMNRLYSVESQFSTTGATADHRLPVKSSAIGGVLAMLRDRVKQLQADPSLVTDEKIEGQPTVEQFVDVLAGDLAKNAGAALVAVGPGQPAEVHAIAHEINSIVDAVGATVLYTSEPAPEAEIGSLADLTRSLNAGDVDTLFILDGNPAYDAPGDVAFAEAIGKAAHSVRLGLYEDETARLCEWALPETHPLEQWGDVIGWDGAVGVTQPMIEPLLGGLSKLGLLAKLAGDTAPNTERLVKDTIAEAVSGMDDDVWAKLLHDGLAGDFQPELVNLSLTGSDFPAPEAPAEGALELVFTPSSSTYDGRLANNGWMQEAPDFLTKLTWDNAAIVSPATANDLGLKQGELVRLTVGETAVNAPVYILPGQAAGSIGLALGYGRTAAGRVGGLLDARGKAERGKYANGILALWLPVPADPVGVDAYPLRSGAGGWFTTGVATQPTGKPYLLATTQDHHTIDQMGMEAIGDRTGVLVRGASQEYYEEHNDFAPRMSHDVVIGHGEHAEPTEPLWQLPSYDGHAWGMAIDLNKCIGCNACVVACQAENNIPVVGKDQVSRGREMHWIRIDRYFKGVANTEDATDPANFVNPEVAHQPVACQQCETAPCEQVCPVAATTHSDEGLNDMAYNRCIGTRYCGNNCPYKVRKFNYFRYTKELYEANNELMKLVINPEVTVRSRGVMEKCTYCTQRISAARIAAKNEARPIRDGEIQAACQQACATRAIDFGDLNDPESRVAKAHANPRAYGILTELMTKPRTNFLAKIRNPHPRLARPEQHEDHSHGGHDAHNEEHEEAMEEAAHT
- a CDS encoding glycosyltransferase encodes the protein MPTPDALNAASFAAAPVAFVPPTTAASAEHPNASPAAPPEQTLSVLHVVNGEHYAGAERVQDLLALGLPQQGCGVAFASLVRGRFGDCRRSTDTPLHELTMRGKADLRVVRQVARLAKQGGHDLLHAHTPRSAMVAALAARMTGLPWVYHVHSPTSRDSTHRLTNWVNDRVERWAVRSAARLITVSPTLTDHMVASGAPREKIRCVLNGVPAVDARPRHDPLGPWVLGMVALFRPRKGAEVLLDALADVRADGHDVALRAIGGFETPDYGEHLIDHMQALGLTDAVRWTGFTTDPLAELAKVDALVLPSLFGEGLPMVVLEAMAAGLPVIATRCEGTVEAVAEGQTGLLVEPGDREGLSAAITELVTDRLDYPAMSRRSITRHAERFSDTAMARNVAEVYREALGESCLAAGAES
- the cutA gene encoding divalent-cation tolerance protein CutA, coding for MLLEVTTTTGDRAIAERIAAELVDKRLAACVQITGPATSSYHWDGAIEITEEWLCTAKSSDDHWGAIQEVVSRLHPYDVPELIATEIVRVSDAYGAWLRRELASVEG
- a CDS encoding cytochrome c3 family protein; the protein is MLLAGLAGGGAYAGAVLFYGTMPKVMYTGYQPEQPVPFSHKLHAGEMKIDCRYCHSTVDKAAYAAIPSTSTCNNCHNGLKNPDGTPIKTAVHVNSVKLQPVYHSQATGEPIEWEKIHDLADYVYFNHSVHVNSGVSCVSCHGRIDRMETVYQHEPLSMSWCLDCHRNPAPHIRPQEFITKLDWVPDEDPAVIGQRLIDEHGIDPSTNCSTCHR